One window of the Conexibacter sp. SYSU D00693 genome contains the following:
- a CDS encoding CocE/NonD family hydrolase: MHRLSRVVAAACAFAAVLPSTAVAEKFTKTSLTIPVQVGANDDVRCRVVANLFKPQSATKDTPQPAIMGTNGFGGSRFDLDSIAAAYASRGYVFLAYSGLGFGGSGCRITLDDPDFDGKAGSQLVSFLGGSKAAADGTKVDYVLKDAKDHDGQPRDDDPRVGFTGGSYGGGNQFAVASVDPRVDALNPQITWNDLSYSLVPNNTDLRRGVTYATGGVAKLDWPTLFSVTGIARGLQQLIFDRDLTHLGSCPNFADQVCPGLVNAAIRGYADQATLGFLRHASVGSYVDRIKVPTFLTQGQSDTLFNLQEAVATWRSLRAQGTPTKLLWRSSGHSGGGLGTSEANSKRIETAYETRMQLEWFDWYLRGAGDPPTLDFSFLADWRPYKGDAAPAVGSAPSYPVGQEQQFFLSGSGGLLADERQVVAGSAPMLALPQAGVVDSGGAFNDVLDLGDREGLGTSVAFTSAPLTDDLDVVGIPQVTFRVSAPVHAATQAGDDAAKLVLFAKLYDVGPDGTQLLPRSQLSAARIKDVTKPVTIQLPGVAHRWGKGHRLRLVLATSNLTNRGNTVPGPVTIETDPSAPSVLTVDRLGAQTGPDGSGPSGTTPYAASDKAPKPLPAGTGGPRTAQAAGLPSAKRCVSRRTLRITLRRPKGDRVRSATVSVNGRRRTTLRGRRTVAPVSLKGLPKGTYRVAITIRTAKGKVLRQARTYRTCTTRRSG; the protein is encoded by the coding sequence ATGCACCGTCTGTCCCGGGTCGTGGCAGCGGCGTGCGCGTTCGCCGCCGTCCTGCCGTCCACCGCCGTCGCGGAGAAGTTCACGAAGACGTCGCTCACGATCCCGGTGCAGGTCGGGGCCAACGACGACGTCCGCTGCCGCGTGGTGGCCAACCTGTTCAAGCCGCAGTCGGCGACGAAGGACACCCCGCAGCCCGCGATCATGGGCACGAACGGGTTCGGGGGCTCCCGGTTCGACCTGGACAGCATCGCGGCGGCGTACGCCTCTCGCGGCTACGTCTTCCTCGCGTACTCGGGCCTGGGCTTCGGCGGCAGCGGCTGCCGGATCACGCTCGACGACCCGGACTTCGACGGCAAGGCCGGCAGCCAGCTCGTGTCCTTCCTCGGCGGGTCCAAGGCCGCGGCGGACGGGACGAAGGTCGACTACGTCCTCAAGGACGCCAAGGACCACGACGGCCAGCCCCGCGACGACGACCCGCGGGTGGGCTTCACCGGCGGCTCGTACGGCGGCGGCAACCAGTTCGCGGTCGCATCGGTCGACCCCCGCGTCGACGCGCTGAACCCGCAGATCACGTGGAACGACCTGTCGTACTCGCTCGTCCCGAACAACACGGACCTGCGGCGGGGCGTGACCTACGCGACGGGCGGCGTGGCCAAGCTCGACTGGCCGACGCTGTTCTCGGTCACCGGCATCGCGCGCGGCCTGCAGCAGCTCATCTTCGACCGGGACCTGACGCACCTCGGCTCCTGCCCGAACTTCGCCGACCAGGTCTGCCCCGGTCTGGTGAACGCGGCGATCCGCGGCTACGCCGACCAGGCGACGCTCGGGTTCCTGCGCCACGCGTCGGTGGGCAGCTACGTCGACCGGATCAAGGTCCCGACGTTCCTCACCCAGGGCCAGAGCGACACGCTGTTCAACCTCCAGGAGGCCGTCGCGACGTGGCGGTCGCTGCGCGCGCAGGGCACGCCGACGAAGCTCCTGTGGCGCTCGTCGGGCCACTCGGGCGGCGGGCTCGGGACCAGCGAGGCGAACTCCAAGCGCATCGAGACCGCCTACGAGACGCGGATGCAGCTCGAGTGGTTCGACTGGTACCTGCGCGGCGCCGGCGACCCGCCGACGCTCGACTTCTCCTTCCTCGCCGACTGGCGCCCGTACAAGGGCGACGCGGCGCCGGCGGTGGGCTCCGCGCCCAGCTACCCGGTCGGCCAGGAGCAGCAGTTCTTCCTCAGCGGCTCGGGCGGCCTGCTGGCCGACGAGCGCCAGGTCGTCGCGGGTTCGGCGCCGATGCTCGCGCTGCCCCAGGCCGGCGTGGTGGACAGCGGCGGCGCGTTCAACGACGTCCTGGACCTCGGCGACCGCGAGGGCCTGGGCACGAGCGTCGCCTTCACGAGCGCGCCGCTCACCGACGACCTGGACGTCGTGGGCATCCCGCAGGTCACCTTCCGCGTCAGCGCGCCCGTGCACGCCGCGACCCAGGCCGGCGACGACGCCGCGAAGCTCGTCCTCTTCGCCAAGCTCTACGACGTCGGCCCGGACGGCACCCAGTTGCTGCCCCGCAGCCAGCTCTCGGCCGCGCGCATCAAGGACGTCACCAAGCCGGTGACCATCCAGCTGCCGGGCGTCGCGCACCGCTGGGGCAAGGGCCACCGGCTGCGCCTCGTGCTCGCGACGAGCAACCTCACCAACCGCGGCAACACCGTCCCCGGCCCGGTGACGATCGAGACCGACCCGAGCGCGCCCAGCGTCCTGACCGTCGACCGCCTCGGCGCCCAGACCGGCCCGGACGGCTCGGGCCCCTCCGGCACGACGCCGTACGCCGCCTCGGACAAGGCGCCCAAGCCGCTGCCCGCGGGCACCGGCGGCCCGCGCACCGCACAGGCCGCCGGCCTGCCCTCGGCCAAGCGCTGCGTGAGCCGCCGCACCCTGCGGATCACGCTGCGCCGGCCCAAGGGCGACCGCGTGCGCAGCGCGACGGTCTCCGTCAACGGCAGGCGCCGGACGACCCTGCGGGGCCGGCGCACCGTCGCGCCGGTGAGCCTCAAGGGCCTGCCGAAGGGCACCTACCGGGTCGCGATCACGATCCGGACCGCCAAGGGCAAGGTCCTGCGCCAGGCGCGGACCTACCGCACCTGCACCACCCGGCGCTCCGGCTAG
- a CDS encoding glycosyltransferase family 1 protein, whose translation MRVGFDSRAGTDVRGIGRYVRCLLEALRETAQEGDEVVEAHRPRRCDVFHSPWIDGALVRARCPQVVTLHDLVPLKRRSEYLRTGVRFRLRYLAVQRAERVIVPTRAVAADAIEHLGLDASRVLVVGEAPAPAMHPRPDDEVAAVRERYGLPDDYLLWVGGLEFPDPRKRVAELAAAPRDLPLVLAGPTREWSRELEGVITTGRVTDDELAALYTGARALVLASDDEGFGLTPVEALACGTPVVACEVPALREVLGERVTFVDRDDLAGLLAAGAVARRPAPKPPAWTWEDAARATWDAYRDAVAEGR comes from the coding sequence GTGAGGGTCGGCTTCGACAGCCGGGCGGGGACCGACGTGCGCGGCATCGGCCGCTACGTGCGCTGCCTGCTCGAGGCCCTGCGCGAGACCGCCCAGGAGGGCGACGAGGTCGTCGAGGCCCACCGCCCCCGGCGCTGCGACGTCTTCCACTCCCCGTGGATCGACGGCGCCCTCGTCCGCGCCCGCTGCCCGCAGGTGGTCACGCTCCACGACCTCGTCCCGCTCAAGCGCCGCAGCGAGTACCTGCGCACCGGCGTGCGCTTCCGGCTGCGCTACCTCGCCGTCCAGCGCGCCGAGCGGGTGATCGTCCCGACGCGCGCCGTCGCCGCCGACGCCATCGAGCACCTCGGCCTCGACGCGTCGCGCGTGCTCGTCGTCGGCGAGGCGCCCGCGCCCGCCATGCACCCGCGTCCCGACGACGAGGTCGCCGCGGTGCGCGAGCGCTACGGGCTCCCGGACGACTACCTGCTGTGGGTCGGCGGCCTCGAGTTCCCCGACCCGCGCAAGCGCGTCGCCGAGCTGGCTGCCGCCCCCCGGGACCTCCCGCTCGTCCTCGCCGGCCCGACGCGCGAGTGGTCCCGCGAGCTCGAGGGCGTCATCACCACGGGCCGCGTCACCGACGACGAGCTCGCCGCGCTCTACACGGGTGCCCGCGCCCTCGTCCTGGCCTCGGACGACGAGGGCTTCGGCCTGACGCCGGTCGAGGCGCTCGCCTGCGGGACGCCGGTCGTCGCCTGCGAGGTCCCGGCGCTGCGCGAGGTCCTCGGCGAGCGCGTGACCTTCGTGGACCGCGACGACCTCGCCGGACTCCTGGCGGCGGGCGCGGTGGCCCGGCGCCCGGCACCCAAGCCGCCGGCGTGGACCTGGGAGGACGCGGCGCGGGCGACGTGGGACGCCTACCGGGACGCGGTGGCGGAGGGTCGCTAG
- a CDS encoding glycosyltransferase family 4 protein, producing MTSVLGVMQVAHPGGAEVGFLRLGRRLRDRGWDVALTTPEPGPLSDAGFPAETLDCGGLASGAGARAVASWPRARRLTKDVDVVYLNGTVAGRLLPALRGRRTVLHVHDMVTRVPRHWHQADVVLADSQAVADRLSGLDAHVVHCPVELDVAPAPAPWQGAGDGRPVVGFVGRIEPRKGPLDLVRAAPAIRAARPDARVVLVGADPYGSDPDYAQQVAGSHEVEHVGWVPDAAGVMGHLDVLVAPSREEPFGTVLSEAMAAGVPVVASDVDGLPEVVTDGVDGFLVPVGDVDALARRTVEALARRDELGAAAREAARRFDADRYAERVAELIAP from the coding sequence GTGACGAGCGTGCTCGGCGTCATGCAGGTCGCCCATCCGGGTGGCGCGGAGGTCGGCTTCCTGCGCCTGGGCCGCCGCCTGCGCGATCGCGGCTGGGACGTCGCGCTGACCACGCCCGAGCCCGGACCCCTCTCGGACGCGGGCTTCCCGGCCGAGACGCTCGACTGCGGCGGCCTGGCGTCGGGCGCCGGCGCGCGGGCCGTCGCGTCGTGGCCGCGGGCGCGGCGGCTGACCAAGGACGTCGACGTCGTCTACCTCAACGGGACGGTCGCGGGACGGCTGCTGCCGGCGCTGCGCGGACGCCGGACGGTCCTGCACGTGCACGACATGGTCACGCGGGTGCCGCGCCACTGGCACCAGGCTGACGTGGTGCTCGCCGACTCCCAGGCCGTGGCCGACCGGCTCAGCGGCCTCGACGCCCACGTCGTGCACTGCCCCGTCGAGCTCGACGTCGCGCCCGCGCCCGCCCCGTGGCAGGGCGCCGGCGACGGCCGCCCGGTCGTGGGCTTCGTCGGGCGCATCGAGCCGCGCAAGGGCCCGCTGGACCTCGTGCGCGCCGCGCCGGCCATCCGCGCCGCGCGGCCCGACGCGCGCGTCGTCCTCGTCGGGGCCGATCCCTACGGGTCGGACCCCGACTACGCCCAGCAGGTCGCCGGCAGCCACGAGGTCGAGCACGTCGGCTGGGTGCCGGACGCCGCGGGCGTCATGGGCCACCTCGACGTCCTCGTCGCCCCGTCGCGGGAGGAGCCGTTCGGGACGGTGCTCAGCGAGGCGATGGCCGCCGGCGTGCCGGTCGTGGCCAGCGACGTCGACGGCCTCCCCGAGGTCGTGACCGACGGCGTCGACGGCTTCCTGGTCCCGGTCGGCGACGTCGACGCCCTCGCCCGCCGCACCGTCGAGGCGCTCGCCCGCCGCGACGAGCTCGGCGCCGCCGCCCGCGAGGCCGCCCGCCGCTTCGACGCCGACCGCTACGCCGAGCGCGTGGCGGAGCTGATCGCCCCGTGA
- a CDS encoding glycosyltransferase family 39 protein, with protein sequence MRGWLTSLSLVERRALVGAIVLGWAVRLIYIASTRGHQLVGDEPAYHASAVLQTQGRWFWSTVPYGVPHESFQKTPVYQVFAGLVYEVLGTNPDRLFAVQAVLLSPLVVVLAFVLARRLFGPAAAVATALVVAVHPNVWQFEVRMYSESLAIPMTVGMLVLALTCRPTRKVVVGAGLLLGLLLLTRPSSLFVVPALLLAWWATDGARGGIVRTAAVCAIAVLCVVPWTLRNHSVDDSHWVPLSVQDAAAYGTFNDDAANDPNYPYKWRPFVSRDRDVLLGEPRRLSDGEFRAELSSRAREWAKDHPGGVAKAFWHNGIVRLWDVDPPSQSLDDAAFEGRTRAVTGIGLGLYWLLLLPAALGLRRLWQTGRRGVVLALAASALAASVVYTADAGTRYRAPLEPVLVALAAGGVLGARGLGRLER encoded by the coding sequence GTGAGGGGGTGGCTGACGTCGCTGTCGCTCGTGGAGCGCCGGGCGCTGGTGGGCGCGATCGTGCTGGGGTGGGCCGTCCGGCTCATCTACATCGCGTCGACGCGCGGCCACCAGCTCGTGGGCGACGAGCCCGCCTACCACGCCAGCGCCGTCCTGCAGACGCAGGGCAGGTGGTTCTGGTCGACGGTCCCGTACGGCGTCCCGCACGAGTCCTTCCAGAAGACGCCCGTCTACCAGGTCTTCGCGGGCCTGGTCTACGAGGTCCTCGGCACGAACCCGGACCGCCTCTTCGCGGTCCAGGCGGTCCTGCTGTCGCCGCTGGTCGTCGTCCTCGCCTTCGTCCTCGCCCGCCGGCTCTTCGGCCCGGCCGCGGCCGTCGCCACCGCCCTCGTCGTCGCCGTGCACCCGAACGTCTGGCAGTTCGAGGTCCGGATGTACTCGGAGTCGCTGGCGATCCCGATGACCGTCGGCATGCTCGTGCTCGCGCTGACGTGCCGGCCGACGCGCAAGGTCGTCGTCGGCGCCGGCCTCCTGCTCGGCCTGCTCCTGCTCACGCGGCCGTCGTCGCTGTTCGTCGTCCCGGCGCTGCTGCTCGCCTGGTGGGCGACCGACGGCGCCCGCGGCGGCATCGTCCGGACGGCCGCGGTGTGCGCCATCGCGGTGCTGTGCGTCGTCCCCTGGACGCTGCGCAACCACAGCGTCGACGACTCGCACTGGGTGCCCCTGAGCGTGCAGGACGCCGCGGCCTACGGGACGTTCAACGACGACGCGGCGAACGACCCGAACTACCCCTACAAGTGGCGGCCGTTCGTGTCGCGCGACCGGGACGTCCTGCTCGGCGAGCCCCGGCGCCTGAGCGACGGCGAGTTCCGGGCCGAGCTGAGCTCGCGGGCGCGCGAGTGGGCCAAGGACCACCCGGGCGGCGTCGCCAAGGCGTTCTGGCACAACGGGATCGTCCGGCTCTGGGACGTCGACCCGCCGTCGCAGTCGCTGGACGACGCGGCGTTCGAGGGTCGCACCCGCGCGGTGACGGGCATCGGGCTCGGCCTCTACTGGCTGCTGCTGCTCCCCGCCGCGCTGGGCCTGCGACGGCTGTGGCAGACCGGGCGGCGCGGCGTCGTGCTCGCGCTGGCGGCCTCGGCGCTCGCCGCGTCGGTGGTCTACACCGCCGACGCGGGCACGCGCTACCGCGCGCCGCTCGAGCCCGTGCTCGTGGCGCTGGCGGCCGGCGGGGTGCTCGGCGCGCGCGGGCTCGGGCGCCTCGAGCGCTGA
- a CDS encoding glycosyltransferase, with protein sequence MRVLIDTSYAARGPSGTGTYLRELVAALPGAGVDVVTAADVGRPPPGGGGWRSAANVARDAAWLHLELERRARSTKADVVHHALPAHSTRIAAPQVVTVHDVAFLARPDLFDPRWARLAATAHRRAALASSAVVVPSEATRRELLHAWPLSAGRVVLAPHGAHVEPVPEGRGEHLLYVGDDEPRKDLGTLLRAHRALGPRAPRLVLAGAPRRRHEDPNTDWVVRPSRDRLRDLQTRALALVHPAVHEGFGLTVLEAMAAGVPVVAAASDAVAEVTDGAALLVPPGDPHALTDALRTVLEDADLRARLRTHGLERAAQLTWAASARAHAAAYSGARAA encoded by the coding sequence GTGCGGGTGCTGATCGACACCTCCTACGCCGCCCGGGGGCCGAGCGGCACGGGGACCTACCTGCGCGAGCTCGTCGCGGCGCTGCCCGGGGCGGGGGTCGACGTCGTGACCGCGGCCGACGTCGGGCGCCCGCCGCCCGGGGGTGGCGGCTGGCGCAGCGCGGCGAACGTCGCCCGCGACGCGGCGTGGCTGCACCTCGAGCTCGAGCGCCGCGCGCGCAGCACGAAGGCCGACGTGGTCCACCACGCGCTGCCGGCCCACAGCACCCGGATCGCCGCGCCCCAGGTCGTCACCGTCCACGACGTCGCCTTCCTCGCGCGCCCGGACCTCTTCGACCCCCGCTGGGCGCGCCTGGCCGCCACCGCCCACCGCCGCGCGGCGCTCGCCTCCAGCGCCGTCGTGGTGCCCAGCGAGGCGACCCGCCGCGAGCTCCTGCACGCCTGGCCGCTGTCGGCAGGCCGCGTCGTCCTCGCGCCGCACGGCGCCCACGTCGAGCCGGTCCCCGAGGGCCGCGGCGAGCACCTGCTCTACGTCGGTGACGATGAGCCGCGCAAGGACCTCGGCACGCTCCTGCGCGCCCACCGCGCCCTCGGCCCCCGCGCGCCCCGGCTCGTCCTGGCCGGCGCGCCCCGCCGCCGCCACGAGGACCCGAACACCGACTGGGTCGTGCGTCCGAGCCGCGACCGGCTGCGCGACCTCCAGACCCGCGCCCTCGCCCTCGTGCACCCCGCCGTCCACGAGGGCTTCGGCCTGACCGTCCTGGAGGCGATGGCCGCCGGCGTCCCCGTCGTCGCCGCCGCCAGCGACGCGGTCGCCGAGGTCACCGACGGCGCGGCCCTCCTCGTCCCCCCCGGCGACCCGCACGCCCTCACCGACGCCCTGCGCACCGTCCTGGAGGACGCCGACCTGCGCGCGCGCCTGCGGACCCACGGCCTCGAGCGCGCCGCCCAGCTCACCTGGGCCGCGTCAGCCCGCGCCCACGCCGCGGCGTACTCCGGCGCCCGGGCCGCGTAG
- a CDS encoding glycosyltransferase → MRIAILGTRGIPASYSGFETAAEQLASRFADRGHEVIVYCRPHVVDPTLEEWKGARLVHLPTVRNKYLDTFAHTFLSAMHASRQVKPDVALFFIAGNSPLCLVTRWHGIPTVINVDGLDSDRSKWPAFAKRYLRFAERQAPRWADTAITDSHRVAEVFEQRYGQRIGVVPYGVEDPGHHGTATLERLGLEPGRYLLFVGRLEPENNPHILVDAFARISAERARGMKLVVVGGAPYADEYIRSVHRKGDPRVVFPGYVFGEGYWELQHHAYAFVAPTEVGGTHPVILEALAAGNCVVVNDHAPNVETIGDAGLTFSGAEGVPSLVRVLERVLDEPDLVASYREKAVERAKRYSWDAVTDEYERLLSRVHQAGSHGPLPPELVDLDAPGPLTAAR, encoded by the coding sequence ATGAGGATCGCCATCCTCGGCACCCGCGGCATCCCCGCCTCCTACTCCGGCTTCGAGACCGCCGCCGAGCAGCTCGCCAGCCGCTTCGCCGACCGCGGCCACGAGGTCATCGTCTACTGCCGGCCGCACGTCGTCGACCCCACGCTGGAGGAGTGGAAGGGCGCGCGCCTGGTCCACCTGCCCACCGTGCGCAACAAGTACCTCGACACGTTCGCCCACACCTTCCTGAGCGCGATGCACGCGTCCCGTCAGGTCAAGCCCGACGTCGCGCTCTTCTTCATCGCCGGCAACAGCCCGCTGTGCCTCGTGACGCGCTGGCACGGCATCCCGACGGTCATCAACGTCGACGGGCTGGACTCCGACCGCTCGAAGTGGCCCGCCTTCGCCAAGCGCTACCTGCGCTTCGCCGAGCGCCAGGCGCCCCGCTGGGCCGACACGGCGATCACGGACTCCCACCGGGTCGCCGAGGTCTTCGAGCAGCGCTACGGCCAGCGCATCGGCGTCGTGCCCTACGGCGTCGAGGACCCCGGCCACCACGGCACCGCGACGCTCGAGCGTCTCGGCCTCGAGCCCGGCCGCTACCTGCTGTTCGTCGGGCGCCTCGAGCCCGAGAACAACCCCCACATCCTCGTCGACGCCTTCGCCCGCATCTCGGCCGAGCGGGCGCGGGGGATGAAGCTCGTCGTGGTCGGCGGCGCGCCCTACGCCGACGAGTACATCCGCTCGGTGCACCGCAAGGGCGACCCGCGCGTCGTCTTCCCGGGCTACGTCTTCGGCGAGGGCTACTGGGAGCTCCAGCACCACGCCTACGCCTTCGTGGCCCCGACCGAGGTCGGCGGCACCCACCCGGTGATCCTCGAGGCGCTGGCCGCCGGCAACTGCGTCGTGGTCAACGACCACGCCCCGAACGTCGAGACGATCGGCGATGCCGGCCTGACCTTCTCCGGCGCCGAGGGCGTCCCGTCGCTCGTGCGGGTCCTCGAGCGGGTCCTCGACGAGCCCGACCTCGTCGCGTCCTACCGCGAGAAGGCCGTGGAGCGCGCCAAGCGCTACTCCTGGGACGCGGTGACCGACGAGTACGAGCGGCTGCTCAGCCGGGTGCACCAGGCCGGCTCACACGGACCGCTGCCGCCCGAGCTCGTCGACCTCGACGCGCCGGGCCCGCTCACGGCCGCACGCTGA
- a CDS encoding O-antigen ligase, whose protein sequence is MATTAAEPPLRPRLRVGALAVPRPGAETLFGAALALVLTAVGLRAGGGASLGPTTEVEMGLQLAGGLLVGGALLSTDRRRPLHGAVVLAAFAVLAALTAVSILWAVEPSDAWLETNQTLAYLAVVGGGAALAREAGAWWPALLGALLGFCGLISLYAVGSKVFPQETETFARLREPFGYWNAVGLVAAFGVPLSLWLGARRHGHAAVNALAHPLLGLFLVTMLLAYSRGALLAAAVGSLVWFALVPLRLRGAAVLASGTLGGGIVSAWIFAQDALTTDRVPLDTRQTAGLELGLAVLAMLAVLMGAGLGLGFLLARRAPRPDTRRTAGVGVLLVVAMVPVVFLGSLAVSDRGLGGSISEGWKSLTDPDATTPANDPSRLTAVGSVRARYWDQAVKVFQEDKLTGAGAGGYPTARRRFREDELVVRHAHGHAVQVPADLGILGILSYLALVLATLFAIARATSLRRRDWRRQPFTPERIGLLTAASVVVTFAVHALIDWTWSIPGCAVPALLCVGWITGRGRGEEPPTRPHAVRRRLAAGVRRPQASVAAAAVLALALLCAFATWQPLRSVQAGDDALDALDAAQTPQAGVERARELAQTARDHNPLSVQPLFELGVIETVGGRKDQAQRALEDAVELQPDNPETWLRLAQFTLRQQGDPRRTIDLLGPALYLDPRSDQAAALYLDATRQVNGGAGALPGQGLGTAPTP, encoded by the coding sequence GTGGCCACCACGGCGGCCGAGCCCCCGCTGCGCCCGCGCCTGCGCGTGGGCGCGCTCGCCGTGCCGCGGCCGGGCGCCGAGACCCTCTTCGGGGCGGCCCTCGCCCTCGTCCTGACGGCCGTCGGCCTGCGCGCCGGCGGCGGCGCCTCGCTCGGCCCGACCACCGAGGTCGAGATGGGCCTGCAGCTCGCCGGCGGCCTGCTCGTCGGCGGCGCGCTGCTGAGCACCGACCGCCGGCGCCCGCTGCACGGGGCGGTCGTCCTCGCGGCGTTCGCCGTGCTGGCGGCGCTCACCGCCGTCTCGATCCTCTGGGCCGTCGAGCCCTCCGACGCGTGGCTGGAGACCAACCAGACGCTCGCCTACCTCGCGGTGGTCGGCGGCGGCGCGGCGCTGGCCCGCGAGGCCGGCGCGTGGTGGCCGGCGCTGCTCGGCGCGCTGCTGGGCTTCTGCGGGCTCATCTCGCTCTACGCGGTGGGCTCGAAGGTCTTCCCGCAGGAGACCGAGACGTTCGCCCGCCTGCGCGAGCCCTTCGGCTACTGGAACGCCGTGGGCCTCGTGGCGGCGTTCGGCGTCCCGCTCTCGCTCTGGCTCGGCGCGCGGCGCCACGGCCACGCGGCGGTCAACGCCCTCGCCCACCCGCTGCTCGGCCTCTTCCTGGTGACGATGCTGCTGGCCTACAGCCGCGGTGCGCTGCTGGCCGCCGCGGTCGGCTCGCTCGTGTGGTTCGCGCTCGTGCCGCTGCGCCTGCGCGGCGCCGCGGTGCTCGCCAGCGGGACGCTGGGCGGCGGCATCGTCTCGGCCTGGATCTTCGCCCAGGACGCGCTGACCACCGACCGCGTCCCGCTCGACACCCGCCAGACCGCCGGCCTCGAGCTCGGGCTCGCCGTCCTGGCGATGCTCGCGGTCCTCATGGGCGCCGGCCTGGGCCTCGGCTTCCTCCTGGCCCGCCGCGCCCCGCGGCCCGACACGCGCCGGACGGCGGGCGTGGGCGTCCTGCTGGTCGTGGCGATGGTCCCGGTGGTCTTCCTCGGGTCGCTCGCGGTCTCCGACCGCGGCCTGGGCGGCTCGATCAGCGAGGGCTGGAAGTCGCTCACGGACCCCGACGCGACGACGCCGGCCAACGATCCCAGCCGTCTGACCGCCGTCGGCTCGGTCCGCGCCCGCTACTGGGACCAGGCGGTCAAGGTCTTCCAGGAGGACAAGCTGACGGGGGCGGGCGCCGGCGGCTACCCGACCGCCCGCCGGCGCTTCCGCGAGGACGAGCTCGTCGTGCGCCACGCCCACGGCCACGCCGTCCAGGTGCCGGCCGACCTCGGGATCCTGGGCATCCTCAGCTACCTGGCGCTCGTCCTCGCGACGCTGTTCGCCATCGCGCGCGCGACCTCCCTGCGCCGGCGCGACTGGCGCCGCCAGCCCTTCACCCCCGAGCGCATCGGGCTGCTCACCGCGGCGTCGGTCGTCGTGACCTTCGCCGTCCACGCGCTCATCGACTGGACGTGGTCGATCCCCGGCTGCGCCGTGCCGGCCCTGCTGTGCGTCGGCTGGATCACGGGACGCGGACGCGGCGAGGAGCCGCCCACGCGACCGCACGCCGTCCGCCGGCGGCTGGCCGCCGGCGTGCGTCGCCCGCAGGCCTCGGTCGCCGCCGCGGCGGTCCTCGCCCTGGCGCTGCTGTGCGCCTTCGCCACCTGGCAGCCGCTGCGCTCGGTGCAGGCCGGCGACGACGCGCTCGACGCCCTGGACGCCGCGCAGACGCCGCAGGCCGGGGTCGAACGTGCCCGCGAGCTGGCGCAGACCGCGCGCGACCACAACCCGCTGTCGGTCCAGCCGCTGTTCGAGCTTGGCGTGATCGAGACCGTCGGCGGGCGCAAGGACCAGGCCCAGCGCGCGTTGGAGGACGCGGTGGAGCTGCAGCCCGACAACCCGGAGACGTGGCTGCGCCTGGCCCAGTTCACCCTGCGCCAGCAGGGCGACCCGCGCCGTACCATCGACCTCCTCGGCCCCGCCCTGTACCTCGACCCGCGCTCCGACCAGGCCGCGGCGCTCTACCTCGACGCCACCCGCCAGGTCAACGGCGGCGCCGGCGCCCTGCCCGGCCAGGGCCTCGGAACCGCCCCCACTCCCTGA
- a CDS encoding glycosyltransferase family 4 protein yields MSAKPVLLATNLVAPDRVAPFRELHARVGLELALFGGRSHHATAAVDDPGVPHRHTSQRAVARLAASGRYAAVIAGTAGRTALPAAYLGARASRTPFVLWTALWDHPRTPAFRLAGTPLLEHLYRHADAVVTYGPHVTDFVRRQGARRVFEAPQAVDAAFWRRDGPRADDGVFRAIHVGRDAAYKGVDVLLDAWRLADLGTTAELVLVGTSRPSTPPGVRATGAMPPMQVRNSAAAADVLVLPALATPDFREPWGLVANEAMHLGLPVIATDAVGAAAGGLVRHERNGLVVPSGDAPALAAALRRLRDDRSLRERLGAAAQRDVAPYTPAAWAAGVTQALAAATTTRSPSSSL; encoded by the coding sequence GTGAGCGCCAAGCCCGTCCTGCTGGCGACGAACCTCGTCGCGCCCGACCGCGTCGCGCCCTTCCGGGAGCTGCACGCGCGCGTCGGCCTCGAGCTCGCGCTGTTCGGCGGGCGCTCGCACCACGCGACGGCCGCCGTCGACGACCCGGGCGTCCCCCACCGCCACACGTCCCAGCGCGCCGTCGCCCGCCTCGCGGCCTCGGGGCGCTACGCGGCGGTCATCGCCGGGACCGCGGGCCGCACCGCCCTGCCCGCCGCCTACCTCGGCGCCCGCGCGTCGAGGACGCCCTTCGTCCTCTGGACCGCCCTCTGGGACCACCCGCGGACCCCGGCCTTCCGCCTCGCCGGCACGCCGCTGCTCGAGCACCTCTACCGCCACGCCGACGCGGTCGTGACCTACGGCCCGCACGTCACGGACTTCGTCAGGCGCCAGGGCGCACGCCGCGTGTTCGAGGCGCCGCAGGCCGTGGACGCTGCGTTCTGGCGCCGCGACGGTCCGCGTGCGGACGACGGCGTCTTCCGCGCGATCCACGTGGGTCGCGACGCCGCCTACAAGGGGGTGGACGTCCTCCTCGACGCGTGGCGCCTGGCCGATCTGGGCACCACCGCAGAGCTGGTCCTCGTCGGCACCAGCCGGCCGAGCACGCCCCCAGGGGTCCGCGCCACCGGCGCGATGCCCCCGATGCAGGTGCGCAACTCCGCCGCGGCCGCCGACGTTCTAGTCCTGCCGGCCCTCGCCACCCCGGACTTCCGGGAGCCGTGGGGGCTGGTCGCCAACGAAGCCATGCACCTCGGTCTCCCCGTCATCGCCACCGACGCCGTCGGCGCCGCCGCCGGCGGGCTCGTGCGTCACGAGCGCAACGGGCTCGTCGTCCCCAGCGGCGATGCGCCCGCGCTGGCCGCCGCGCTGCGGCGGCTGCGCGACGACCGGTCCCTGCGCGAGCGCCTCGGCGCCGCGGCCCAGCGTGACGTGGCCCCCTACACCCCTGCCGCGTGGGCGGCCGGCGTCACCCAGGCGCTGGCGGCCGCGACCACGACCCGGAGCCCCTCCTCCTCTCTCTGA